One Halocalculus aciditolerans DNA segment encodes these proteins:
- a CDS encoding polyprenyl synthetase family protein encodes MREALAEWRPEIDREIERVLPRDLDADYLAEFFGAAHYEYDEAAIDDALSTPVWDLLDRGGKRWRAVAFLVLADGLGGDPAELLPYATIPEILHNGTIVVDDVEDEATMRRGEEAVHHRYGTDVALNAGNALYFIPLKIISRNPADLDPAARLRIYEMLTYELNRTHLGQGMDIRWHNDDAVDITEDAYMEMCACKTGSLGRIVGRLAAIVTGHDEQVEEALARYMEKVCIAFQIGDDILDVEHTIDADRAGDFGKAFGNDIHEGKKTLMTVHAVAHADPERARRLEGILADPASTEADVLEAIDVIQATDGVDYAREEAYRLSAEARAHLDDVPLSDDARAQMDEFARFVVERDA; translated from the coding sequence ATGCGAGAGGCCCTCGCCGAGTGGCGGCCGGAGATTGACCGGGAGATCGAACGCGTCCTCCCGCGGGACCTCGACGCCGACTACCTGGCCGAGTTCTTCGGCGCGGCGCACTACGAGTACGACGAAGCCGCAATCGACGACGCGCTGTCGACTCCCGTCTGGGACCTCCTCGACAGAGGCGGGAAGCGCTGGCGCGCCGTCGCCTTCCTCGTGCTCGCCGACGGCCTCGGCGGCGACCCCGCCGAACTCCTGCCGTACGCGACGATTCCCGAAATCCTCCACAACGGCACCATCGTCGTGGACGACGTGGAGGACGAGGCGACGATGCGCCGCGGCGAGGAAGCCGTCCACCACCGCTACGGCACGGACGTCGCGCTCAACGCCGGGAACGCCCTCTACTTCATCCCGCTGAAGATCATCAGCCGGAACCCCGCCGACCTCGACCCCGCGGCGCGCCTCCGCATCTACGAGATGCTGACGTACGAGCTGAACCGCACGCACCTCGGGCAGGGGATGGACATCCGCTGGCACAACGACGACGCCGTCGACATCACCGAAGACGCCTACATGGAGATGTGCGCGTGCAAGACGGGGAGCCTCGGCCGCATCGTCGGCCGCCTCGCCGCCATCGTCACCGGCCACGACGAGCAGGTCGAAGAAGCGCTCGCGCGGTACATGGAGAAAGTCTGCATCGCCTTCCAGATCGGCGACGACATCCTCGACGTGGAACACACCATCGACGCCGACCGAGCGGGCGACTTCGGGAAGGCGTTCGGGAACGACATCCACGAGGGGAAGAAGACGCTGATGACCGTGCACGCCGTCGCGCACGCCGACCCCGAGCGCGCCCGCCGCCTCGAAGGAATCCTCGCCGACCCCGCCTCCACCGAAGCCGACGTCCTCGAAGCCATCGACGTCATCCAAGCGACTGACGGCGTCGACTACGCCCGCGAGGAGGCGTATCGGCTCTCCGCCGAGGCGCGCGCGCACCTCGACGACGTCCCGCTCAGCGACGACGCCCGCGCGCAGATGGACGAGTTCGCGCGGTTCGTCGTCGAGCGCGACGCCTGA
- a CDS encoding M42 family metallopeptidase has translation MSFDYDLLKELTEAQGAPGYEDRIRDIVRREFDGVADDVRTDAMGNVVGTIEGSENPDYEVAVAAHMDEIGFMVKHVTDDGFVQVDALGGWDPRVLRAQRVTVHASEGDLPGVIGSPPPHTQKEEDREKKDEVEDVYVDLGLSGETVQERVAVGDIVTMSQETERVGDLVTGKSMDDRICLFTMLEAAKRVDPDVTIHFAATVQEEVGLRGAKALGVDLDPDLAVALDVTVANDIPQIGSDAKAVTDLGDGAAIKLKDGSVITNPKVHRRMRSVAETEDIPYQMEVLPAGGTDTAGFQNTHGAKPVGAISIPLRYMHTVTEAANTDDVDAAIDLLTAVLDTETGEHDYTL, from the coding sequence ATGAGTTTTGACTACGACCTCCTGAAGGAACTCACGGAAGCACAGGGCGCGCCCGGCTACGAGGACCGAATCCGCGACATCGTTCGCCGCGAGTTCGACGGCGTCGCCGACGACGTCCGCACGGACGCGATGGGGAACGTCGTCGGCACAATCGAGGGCTCCGAGAACCCCGACTACGAGGTCGCCGTCGCCGCCCACATGGACGAGATCGGCTTCATGGTGAAACACGTTACTGATGACGGCTTCGTGCAGGTGGACGCGCTCGGCGGCTGGGACCCTCGCGTCCTCCGCGCGCAGCGCGTCACCGTCCACGCCAGCGAGGGCGACCTCCCCGGCGTCATCGGCTCCCCGCCGCCGCACACGCAGAAGGAAGAAGACCGGGAGAAGAAGGACGAAGTCGAGGACGTCTACGTCGACCTCGGGCTCTCCGGCGAGACCGTCCAGGAGAGAGTCGCGGTCGGCGACATCGTCACGATGTCCCAGGAGACCGAGCGCGTCGGCGACCTAGTAACGGGCAAGTCGATGGACGACCGCATCTGCCTCTTCACGATGCTCGAAGCGGCGAAGCGCGTCGACCCGGACGTCACCATCCACTTCGCGGCAACAGTGCAGGAGGAAGTCGGCCTCCGCGGCGCGAAAGCGCTCGGCGTCGACCTCGACCCCGACCTCGCCGTCGCCCTCGACGTCACCGTCGCCAACGACATCCCCCAGATCGGCAGCGACGCGAAAGCCGTCACCGACCTCGGCGACGGCGCGGCGATCAAACTCAAAGACGGCAGCGTCATCACCAACCCGAAAGTCCACCGCCGCATGCGCTCCGTCGCCGAAACCGAAGACATCCCCTACCAGATGGAGGTCCTCCCCGCCGGCGGCACCGACACCGCCGGCTTCCAGAACACCCACGGCGCGAAACCCGTCGGCGCAATCAGCATCCCCCTCCGCTACATGCACACCGTCACTGAAGCCGCGAACACCGACGACGTCGACGCCGCCATCGACCTCCTCACCGCCGTTCTCGACACCGAAACCGGCGAGCACGACTACACCTTATAA
- the coaBC gene encoding bifunctional phosphopantothenoylcysteine decarboxylase/phosphopantothenate--cysteine ligase CoaBC: MLEGVNVVLGVSGSIAAVKVVELAHELRRRGADVRAVMSPAAQDIVDPWAVQFATDNPVVTEITGRVEHVELCGREGWGDVLLLAPATANTVGKVAGAIDDTPPTTCATTALGTDIPVVVAPAMHEPMYDHPGVLDSIARVEEWGVDFVDPRVEEGKAKIATEDAICLDVARAVGDRPLAGEEIVVTSGATSEPVDPVRVLTNRASGKTGRAVARACYVRGAAVTLVHDDGDVPYATVEQVETGAEMLAAVEDAVEGADALVSAAAISDFTVDAATEKIRSGEPVTLDLEPTPKLLDTVREAHPDLAMVGFKAETSGDDDEMIQQARDLRNRVDLAFVVANDASVMGSVETRALVVKARSADEFAGSKDGLGFRVADELVETLDDT; this comes from the coding sequence ATGCTCGAAGGAGTGAACGTCGTGCTCGGCGTGTCGGGGAGCATCGCGGCCGTGAAGGTCGTGGAGCTCGCGCACGAACTCCGCCGCCGCGGCGCGGACGTGCGCGCCGTCATGTCGCCGGCCGCGCAGGATATCGTCGACCCGTGGGCCGTGCAGTTCGCGACCGACAACCCCGTCGTCACGGAGATTACGGGGCGCGTCGAGCACGTCGAGCTCTGCGGCCGCGAGGGCTGGGGGGACGTGCTCCTGCTCGCGCCCGCGACGGCGAACACGGTCGGGAAGGTGGCAGGAGCGATCGACGACACGCCGCCGACGACCTGCGCGACGACGGCGCTCGGCACGGACATACCGGTCGTCGTCGCCCCCGCGATGCACGAGCCGATGTACGACCACCCCGGCGTCCTCGACAGCATCGCGCGCGTCGAGGAGTGGGGCGTCGACTTCGTCGACCCCCGAGTCGAAGAAGGGAAGGCGAAGATTGCGACGGAGGACGCCATCTGTCTCGACGTCGCGCGCGCCGTCGGCGACCGGCCGCTGGCGGGCGAAGAGATCGTCGTCACGTCCGGCGCGACGAGCGAGCCGGTGGACCCGGTGCGCGTCCTGACTAACCGGGCGTCCGGAAAGACGGGGCGTGCGGTCGCTCGCGCGTGCTACGTGCGCGGCGCGGCCGTCACACTCGTTCACGACGACGGCGACGTGCCGTACGCGACCGTCGAGCAGGTCGAGACGGGCGCGGAGATGCTCGCCGCGGTCGAGGACGCCGTCGAGGGCGCGGACGCGCTCGTGTCGGCCGCCGCCATCAGTGACTTCACCGTCGACGCGGCGACGGAGAAAATCCGCTCCGGGGAGCCGGTGACGCTCGACCTCGAACCGACGCCGAAACTCCTCGACACCGTGCGCGAGGCGCACCCGGACCTAGCGATGGTCGGCTTCAAGGCCGAGACGTCGGGGGACGACGACGAGATGATTCAGCAGGCGCGGGACCTCAGAAACCGCGTCGACCTCGCCTTCGTCGTCGCGAACGACGCGAGCGTCATGGGATCGGTCGAGACGCGCGCGCTCGTCGTGAAAGCCCGAAGCGCCGACGAGTTCGCGGGGAGCAAAGACGGCCTCGGATTCCGCGTCGCGGACGAGCTCGTCGAGACGCTCGACGACACCTGA
- a CDS encoding NAD(P)/FAD-dependent oxidoreductase, with translation MPETPRVVVVGGGPAGLTAATYTARHDVETTVLNAPEPILRRNAHLENVPGFPAGVNSRLFLDMLEDQVERAGAVREEAEVTAVARDDESGVFTLETAGGDAYEADVVVAATKSNPDYLDGLDIDRLQHGSKVHVDVDDRGRTGVPGLYVAGRLAGKPHQAVVALGHGGEVGVTILEDADVPFYHDWVAPEGYFTGRGRDVPPGCEEIDEGERREREAESREVMREYFAEPHPEEPTQHPSVEDDD, from the coding sequence ATGCCCGAGACTCCGCGCGTCGTCGTGGTCGGCGGCGGCCCCGCCGGCCTCACGGCCGCGACCTACACCGCGCGACACGACGTCGAAACCACCGTGCTGAACGCCCCGGAACCCATCCTCCGGCGGAACGCCCACCTGGAGAACGTCCCCGGCTTCCCCGCGGGCGTGAACTCCCGGCTCTTCCTCGACATGCTCGAAGACCAGGTCGAGCGCGCCGGCGCAGTCCGCGAGGAAGCCGAGGTCACGGCCGTGGCGCGCGACGACGAATCAGGCGTCTTCACGCTCGAAACCGCCGGCGGCGACGCCTACGAGGCCGATGTCGTCGTCGCCGCGACGAAGTCGAACCCCGACTACCTCGACGGACTCGACATCGACCGCCTCCAACACGGCTCGAAAGTCCACGTCGACGTCGACGACCGCGGACGCACCGGCGTCCCGGGGCTCTACGTCGCCGGCCGCCTCGCCGGGAAACCCCATCAGGCCGTCGTCGCGCTCGGCCACGGCGGCGAAGTCGGCGTCACGATACTCGAAGACGCCGATGTCCCCTTCTACCACGACTGGGTCGCCCCCGAGGGCTACTTCACCGGCCGCGGGCGCGACGTCCCGCCGGGCTGTGAGGAGATCGACGAGGGGGAACGCCGCGAGCGCGAAGCGGAATCCCGCGAGGTCATGCGCGAGTACTTCGCGGAGCCACACCCGGAGGAGCCGACGCAACACCCGAGCGTCGAAGACGACGACTGA
- a CDS encoding MTH865 family protein, whose protein sequence is MPSEAEAELRKQLTDAFENADYPVKNQMALVPALPRGPATKFEAGGKSYTAMELATKLSGRADFPYADVESLVDDIIGGLKDEGDLE, encoded by the coding sequence ATGCCAAGCGAAGCCGAAGCCGAACTCCGGAAGCAGCTCACCGACGCCTTCGAGAACGCCGACTACCCCGTGAAGAACCAGATGGCGCTCGTCCCCGCGCTCCCCCGCGGTCCGGCGACGAAGTTCGAAGCCGGCGGGAAATCCTACACGGCGATGGAGCTCGCGACGAAACTCTCCGGCCGCGCCGACTTCCCCTACGCGGACGTCGAGTCCCTCGTCGACGACATCATCGGCGGCCTGAAAGACGAAGGCGACCTCGAATAG
- a CDS encoding SRPBCC family protein, whose protein sequence is MQTVEVTTVIFAPPARVYEFLLDFPGYAGYSEHLRSVEERGDGGPGTEYALTFAWWKLDYTAHTEVTEVEPPHRIAWRVTEDLNARGGWQLAGASDEAPEGVDAATRVTLRVEYRPKSFESASVSLPPLVSPSWVLGKLTGLLVDEGRQVVENVTADLEGDRRHVPIEVRVDGDVVYDE, encoded by the coding sequence GTGCAGACAGTCGAGGTCACGACGGTAATTTTCGCGCCGCCCGCCCGAGTGTACGAGTTCCTCCTCGACTTTCCCGGCTACGCGGGCTACTCGGAGCACCTCCGGTCGGTCGAGGAGCGCGGCGACGGCGGCCCCGGCACCGAGTACGCCCTCACGTTCGCGTGGTGGAAGCTCGACTACACCGCCCACACCGAAGTCACCGAGGTCGAGCCGCCACACCGCATCGCGTGGAGAGTCACCGAGGACCTGAACGCCCGCGGGGGGTGGCAGCTCGCGGGCGCGAGCGACGAAGCCCCCGAGGGCGTCGACGCCGCGACCCGCGTCACGCTCCGCGTCGAGTACCGCCCGAAATCCTTCGAGAGCGCCAGCGTCTCGCTCCCGCCGCTCGTCTCGCCGAGCTGGGTGCTCGGCAAACTCACGGGCCTCCTCGTCGACGAAGGCCGACAGGTCGTCGAGAACGTCACCGCCGACTTAGAGGGCGACCGCCGACACGTCCCCATCGAGGTCCGCGTCGACGGCGACGTCGTCTACGACGAGTGA